In Listeria cossartiae subsp. cossartiae, one genomic interval encodes:
- a CDS encoding efflux RND transporter periplasmic adaptor subunit: MLIIIGASVGYYFIKEKEQKTPQIIDYKTVEAKMADLSVYVSAEGHIVKKENKWPEYEDFAARIMVDELEINQIKEKQTANVHIEAVNNKVYKGKIADINEKGVINGSVTSYAVTINLETETNLKENMSISADVLVALEKNVLTIPIEAVHTDKSDKNYVYIVDADKQKKQVWIETGKHNTKSIQVVKGLTAGQQVIIP; this comes from the coding sequence ATACTGATTATCATTGGTGCATCAGTTGGCTATTATTTTATAAAAGAAAAGGAACAAAAAACGCCGCAAATCATTGACTACAAAACAGTCGAGGCGAAAATGGCTGATTTAAGCGTCTATGTTTCCGCAGAAGGACACATCGTAAAAAAAGAAAATAAATGGCCTGAATATGAAGATTTTGCGGCCCGAATTATGGTAGACGAACTAGAAATCAACCAAATAAAAGAAAAACAAACAGCTAACGTACATATCGAAGCAGTAAATAATAAAGTCTACAAAGGGAAAATAGCTGATATCAACGAAAAAGGAGTCATAAACGGGTCTGTAACTTCCTACGCAGTAACCATTAATCTGGAAACCGAAACTAATTTAAAAGAAAATATGTCCATTAGTGCAGACGTGCTTGTAGCGTTAGAAAAAAATGTTCTAACAATCCCAATTGAAGCAGTTCACACGGATAAATCAGATAAAAATTACGTCTATATTGTTGACGCTGATAAACAAAAGAAACAAGTTTGGATTGAAACGGGCAAACATAATACCAAATCTATCCAAGTAGTGAAAGGTCTTACTGCAGGACAACAAGTGATTATTCCTTAG
- a CDS encoding ABC transporter ATP-binding protein → MIQLFNISKSYQMGENTVKALDNVSLQIKQGEFLAIIGPSGSGKSTLMNILGILDKATLGEYYLNKENLMRISDKKIAKIRNKKIGFIFQQFNLMPRLTAFENVELPLVYRGVRKTTRKKVVAKSLERVGLLDKAKHLPAQLSGGQQQRIAIARAIAGSPEILLADEPTGALDSKTGEEVMALLKEIHREGNTLIMITHDKEIAEQAERIIEIKDGKLREWNEL, encoded by the coding sequence ATGATCCAACTATTCAACATTTCAAAATCCTATCAAATGGGAGAAAATACCGTCAAAGCCTTAGATAATGTATCCCTTCAAATCAAACAAGGTGAATTTTTAGCGATTATCGGACCATCTGGCTCCGGAAAATCCACATTAATGAACATCCTTGGTATCCTTGATAAAGCGACTTTAGGCGAATATTATCTCAATAAAGAAAATCTAATGCGAATATCTGACAAAAAAATAGCCAAAATTAGAAATAAGAAGATCGGCTTTATTTTTCAGCAATTTAATTTAATGCCGCGGCTCACTGCTTTTGAAAATGTCGAATTACCACTAGTCTACCGTGGTGTCCGTAAAACTACCCGAAAAAAAGTAGTAGCAAAAAGTTTGGAGCGAGTTGGTTTATTAGATAAAGCGAAACATTTACCAGCACAACTTTCAGGCGGGCAACAGCAACGCATCGCCATCGCCCGAGCCATTGCCGGAAGCCCCGAAATATTACTGGCAGATGAACCAACAGGGGCTCTGGACTCAAAAACGGGCGAAGAAGTGATGGCTTTGCTGAAAGAAATTCATAGAGAAGGAAATACACTAATTATGATTACACACGATAAAGAAATCGCCGAACAAGCCGAACGAATCATAGAAATAAAAGACGGAAAACTCCGTGAATGGAATGAATTATGA